The following are encoded in a window of Sulfitobacter sp. S190 genomic DNA:
- a CDS encoding sugar phosphate isomerase/epimerase, which translates to MKTIKGPALFLAQFAGDEAPFNSWDSITKWAADCGYKGVQVPSWDARLFDLAKAADSKDYCDTFKGQAAQNGVEVTELSTHLQGQLVAVHPAYDSAFDGFADPSVHGNPKARQEWAVDQVMKAISASANMGIKNHVTFSGALAWPYVYPWPQRPAGLIETAFDELANRWRPILDHAEDNDVNICYEIHPGEDLHDGVTFEMFLERLNGHARCNMLYDPSHYVLQCLDYLDNIDIYKDRIKMFHVKDAEFNPTGRQGVYSGYQPWVDRAGRFRSLGDGQVDFAAIFSKMAANDFDGWAVVEWECCLKHPEDGAREGAQFVSDHIIRVTERAFDDFADGGTDDAANRKMLGID; encoded by the coding sequence ATGAAAACGATCAAGGGACCGGCGCTGTTTCTGGCGCAGTTCGCAGGTGACGAAGCGCCGTTCAATTCGTGGGACAGCATCACCAAATGGGCCGCCGATTGCGGCTATAAAGGAGTGCAGGTGCCCAGCTGGGACGCGCGCCTTTTCGATCTGGCCAAGGCGGCCGACAGCAAGGACTACTGCGACACGTTCAAGGGACAGGCCGCGCAGAACGGCGTCGAGGTCACGGAGCTTTCGACGCATCTGCAAGGTCAGCTTGTGGCGGTCCACCCCGCCTACGACAGTGCCTTTGACGGGTTCGCCGACCCCAGCGTGCATGGCAACCCCAAGGCGCGTCAAGAATGGGCCGTTGATCAGGTCATGAAAGCGATCTCTGCCTCGGCCAACATGGGGATCAAGAACCACGTGACATTTTCGGGGGCACTGGCGTGGCCCTACGTCTATCCGTGGCCGCAACGCCCGGCCGGTTTGATTGAAACGGCGTTTGACGAGCTCGCAAATCGCTGGCGGCCGATCCTCGATCATGCAGAGGACAATGACGTCAACATATGCTACGAAATCCACCCCGGTGAGGACCTGCACGACGGGGTCACATTCGAGATGTTTCTCGAGCGGCTGAACGGTCACGCGCGGTGCAACATGCTCTATGATCCGTCGCACTATGTGCTGCAATGCCTCGATTATCTCGACAACATCGATATCTACAAGGACCGGATCAAGATGTTCCACGTCAAGGATGCGGAATTCAATCCGACCGGCCGGCAGGGCGTCTATTCGGGGTATCAGCCGTGGGTCGATCGCGCGGGGCGGTTCCGCAGCCTTGGTGACGGGCAGGTCGATTTTGCAGCGATCTTTTCCAAGATGGCGGCAAATGATTTCGACGGCTGGGCCGTTGTGGAATGGGAATGCTGTTTGAAACATCCCGAGGACGGCGCCCGCGAAGGGGCGCAGTTCGTGTCCGATCACATCATACGTGTCACCGAGCGTGCATTTGACGATTTCGCCGATGGCGGCACGGATGACGCGGCAAACCGCAAGATGCTGGGGATCGACTGA
- a CDS encoding LacI family DNA-binding transcriptional regulator: MKQDQEPLSNPTINDIARVAEVSLATVDRVLNARPGVRETTVKKVNSAIAQLGYVRDSAAANLARGRVYHFTFILPSNDNEFISLLETQITQLAQSLRHERTKLSFVRVAAFDPIELAEAIGAIDPQKVDGVAVFGPETPSVRDAIAHLKAHDVSVVSLVADIPSSERDNYVGVDNVAAGRTAAQLLGRFLSRAPGKVLVLTGSMLARDHLERRLGFDEVMARDFPHLAVLASLEGRDDPDLIQRLLPGAFEDNPDIVGIYSSAAGNDGLLRYFAQHPMPNRPVVVAHELTPLSRDALAKGVFDCVISQDAGHLVRSAVRIMRANSDRLPINLAQERIRIDIYLKENMPP, from the coding sequence ATGAAGCAAGACCAAGAACCCCTGTCCAACCCGACCATCAACGACATTGCCCGTGTCGCTGAGGTCAGTCTTGCGACCGTGGACAGGGTATTGAACGCACGGCCCGGCGTGCGCGAAACGACCGTCAAGAAGGTCAACAGCGCCATTGCCCAGCTGGGGTATGTACGCGATTCCGCGGCGGCTAATCTGGCGCGGGGGCGGGTGTATCATTTCACCTTCATCCTGCCCTCCAACGACAATGAATTCATCTCGTTGCTGGAAACACAGATCACCCAGCTGGCGCAAAGCCTGCGCCACGAACGCACGAAATTGTCCTTTGTGCGCGTTGCCGCGTTCGACCCCATAGAGCTGGCCGAGGCCATCGGCGCGATCGATCCCCAAAAGGTCGACGGCGTAGCCGTGTTCGGCCCCGAGACCCCATCCGTCCGCGATGCCATCGCGCATCTGAAGGCGCATGATGTGTCTGTCGTATCGCTCGTGGCCGACATCCCCAGTTCCGAGCGGGACAATTACGTGGGCGTCGACAACGTGGCCGCGGGTCGGACGGCCGCCCAGTTGCTGGGGCGTTTCCTGAGCCGCGCGCCGGGCAAGGTGCTGGTGCTGACGGGCTCGATGCTGGCCCGCGACCATCTGGAACGCCGGTTGGGTTTTGACGAAGTGATGGCGCGCGATTTCCCCCATCTTGCGGTTCTGGCATCGCTCGAGGGGCGCGATGATCCGGACCTTATCCAGAGGCTGCTGCCCGGCGCGTTCGAGGACAATCCCGATATTGTCGGCATCTACTCTTCGGCGGCGGGCAACGACGGGCTGCTGCGGTATTTCGCGCAACACCCGATGCCCAACCGGCCCGTGGTGGTGGCCCATGAGCTGACCCCACTGTCGCGCGATGCGCTGGCCAAGGGCGTATTCGACTGTGTCATCAGCCAAGACGCGGGTCATCTAGTCCGCAGCGCCGTGCGCATCATGCGCGCCAACAGCGACCGGCTGCCCATCAACCTGGCGCAGGAACGTATCCGCATCGATATTTATCTGAAGGAAAACATGCCGCCCTGA
- a CDS encoding dihydroxyacetone kinase subunit DhaK translates to MSQFINDTQTLVTDAIDGILETSGGALTRLDGYPHIKVVCRADWDKSRVALISGGGSGHEPAHAGFVGAGMLTAAVCGEVFASPSVDAVLAGILAVTGDAGCLLIVKNYTGDRLNYGLAAERARAFGLRVEMVVVDDDIALPHLPQPRGVAGTLFVHKIAGALAEDGADLDTVTQAAERTIASMASIGMSLDTCTVPGSRKEDRIAAGKAELGLGIHGEAGVQQVDFVDARNAMDMVLDKLSDRISEGGHVAILNNLGGTTPLEMAVLAHELAQSDKARNISHIVGPAPLMTSLDMHGFSVSVLPVDSANLSLLAAQVGVSAWPGLSAVAPVQTRPLPDGLSPIQPIASANDKTRAVISEACEILLGAQEALNALDAKSGDGDTGSTLATAARALQGALDRMPLADHTQLFRALSTELSQTMGGSSGVILAIFFGATGDACANGKSTPKALLAGLERIGQVGGASLGDRTMIDALEPALRALPDGIAAAAAAARSGADATAAMGTAKAGRASYVPEDNLIGHNDPGAEAVARLFEGLAKA, encoded by the coding sequence ATGAGCCAATTCATCAACGATACGCAAACGCTTGTGACCGATGCCATCGACGGCATTCTCGAAACCAGCGGCGGTGCGCTGACGCGGCTGGACGGCTATCCCCATATCAAGGTCGTATGCCGTGCCGACTGGGACAAATCCCGCGTAGCGCTGATTTCGGGCGGCGGGTCGGGCCATGAACCGGCACACGCCGGGTTTGTGGGCGCGGGCATGCTGACGGCAGCGGTATGTGGCGAGGTTTTCGCCTCCCCCTCGGTGGATGCGGTGCTGGCGGGGATCCTTGCCGTCACGGGGGACGCCGGATGTTTGCTGATCGTCAAGAACTACACCGGTGACAGGCTGAACTACGGGCTGGCCGCCGAACGCGCGCGGGCCTTCGGGCTGCGCGTGGAAATGGTGGTGGTCGACGATGACATCGCCCTGCCGCACCTGCCCCAGCCGCGCGGCGTGGCAGGCACACTTTTCGTGCACAAGATCGCGGGCGCATTGGCCGAAGACGGCGCCGATCTGGACACCGTCACCCAAGCTGCAGAACGCACCATTGCCAGCATGGCCTCTATCGGCATGTCGCTGGATACCTGCACCGTGCCCGGATCGCGCAAGGAGGACCGTATCGCCGCAGGCAAGGCCGAGCTCGGTCTTGGCATTCATGGCGAAGCGGGTGTGCAGCAGGTCGATTTTGTCGATGCCCGCAACGCGATGGACATGGTGCTCGACAAACTCTCGGACCGGATATCGGAGGGGGGACATGTTGCCATTCTCAACAATCTCGGCGGCACCACACCTCTCGAAATGGCGGTGCTGGCGCATGAGTTGGCGCAGTCGGACAAGGCCCGCAACATCAGCCACATCGTCGGGCCTGCGCCCTTGATGACATCGCTGGACATGCACGGATTCTCGGTCTCGGTGCTGCCGGTCGACAGCGCAAACCTGTCGTTGCTGGCCGCGCAGGTTGGCGTATCGGCGTGGCCGGGCCTTTCGGCGGTGGCGCCTGTGCAGACACGCCCATTGCCCGATGGGCTCAGCCCCATCCAGCCCATCGCATCGGCCAATGACAAGACACGCGCGGTCATCTCGGAGGCCTGCGAGATCCTGCTCGGCGCACAGGAAGCGCTGAACGCGCTCGATGCAAAATCAGGCGACGGCGACACCGGCAGCACGCTTGCCACCGCCGCGCGCGCCCTTCAGGGGGCGCTCGACCGCATGCCGCTTGCCGATCACACACAGCTGTTTCGCGCCCTCAGCACAGAGTTGAGCCAGACCATGGGCGGATCATCGGGCGTCATCCTCGCCATCTTCTTCGGGGCGACGGGCGATGCCTGCGCCAACGGGAAATCGACCCCCAAGGCCCTGTTGGCGGGGCTGGAAAGGATCGGTCAGGTCGGCGGTGCATCGCTTGGAGATCGGACGATGATCGACGCGCTCGAGCCTGCCTTGCGCGCCCTGCCCGACGGCATCGCGGCGGCGGCGGCGGCGGCGCGGTCGGGGGCGGATGCCACGGCGGCGATGGGTACCGCCAAGGCCGGGCGCGCATCCTACGTGCCCGAAGACAACCTGATTGGGCACAACGACCCCGGCGCAGAGGCGGTGGCGCGCCTTTTCGAAGGGCTGGCTAAAGCATAA